The nucleotide window GGATGGCAGAGCTGGTTTTGCAATTCCTGTTACAGAGTGAGAGAGACGTTAATAATGAAGACAAAAATTTTACTGATGGGAGCTCTGATAGCCGCTATATCAGGGTGTCAGGTTAAGGATGAAAGCACTCAGCTAACAACTGACGAGTTACTGCATCTGTTTACGGAACGGACAGTAGAATCTTACAATCTGATAAATGGTTCGACCAGCTTCACTTACTATGCGGCTAATGGCCGGGTGGAACAGGAGCGGTATTGGGAAACGCGTAAAGGAAAGTGGAGAGTAAAAGATAACGAGATCTGTCTGCAGATGGAGCATAAGTCTGAAAGTTGCAGAACTGTGTATCAGGTGGGCGATCGTTACTATAAATACCGTTCAGATGATCAGGGGCAGCAGCAGAAAGTCATCCGTTATCGGCAGTTTCTGATGGGCAACCGGTTATAATCACCAGTGCTTCTGTTAAATCAGTTATAGCGGCATCGGGCAGGCACTTATCTCAGGTGTTCTGCCAGATGGTCAACCAACATACGAACCTTAGAAGAGAGGTGACGGTTATGGGGGTAGACTGCCCAGACCCCTTCGCTCGATTGTTGATAGTTTTGTAATAACGAGATCAGCGCACCGCTTTCCAGATAGGGTTCGACATAGTAGTCGGGCAGCTGTACGATCCCGATCCCTTTCAATGCCGCATCCAGTAACGCCTGACCGCTGTTGCAGTGCAGATTTCCACTGACTTTGATATTACGTTCCTGTCCATGCTCAAGAAAGCGCCAGTACTCCAGCGTACCGAGCAGACAGTTATGGTGACTCAGTTCATTCAGCACATGGGGCTCACCATGGGTAGTCAGATACGCGGGGGCTGCACAGACATAGAGTTTACGGGAGATGAGCTGCCGCGCGATCATGCTGGAATCTTCCAGCTTACCCAGACGGATGGCCAGATCGTATCCGGATGCCACCAGATCGACGGTCTGGTTGGTCAGATGACACTGAACCTCCAGTTCCGGGTAGAGACTGATAAAGTCGTTGATCAACGGAGCGATCTTTTGTTCGCCATAGGTGGCCGGAGCGGTAATTCTGAGTTTACCCCGGGGGGTATTCTGAAGGTTATTCACCGCCCGTTCCGCTTCTTCCAGACCGTTCAGTAATTGCCGACAGTATTGATAATAGGTCTCGCCCGCCTCCGTTGCGGTCACCTTACGGGTAGTGCGATAGAACAGTTTGGTTCCCAGACGGTTTTCCAGCGCGCTTATCTGGCGACTGACCTGAGCTGTGGAGATGCCAAGACGCTTCGCCGCAGCAGTAAAGCTTGCTGTTTCTGTGACAGCAATCAGTTCAGAAACCCCTTCCCAACGATTCATTGTTACATTCTCGTAAAAGTATATTAACAAACGGGTAGATTATCTTGTTTTCATTAATAACTACAATGGATACTTAATTGTTTAGGCTTCGTCACAAATACAACCCAGAAAGAGTTGAAGAAAATGACCATGATTAAATCTAGAGCTGCTATCGCATGGGGGCCGAATCAGCCCCTGTCTATTGAAGAAGTGGATGTCATGCCACCTAAGGCGGGCGAGGTGCTGGTACGCATCGTTGCTACCGGTGTTTGTCATACCGACGCTTTCACACTGTCAGGTGAAGATCCGGAAGGTATTTTCCCGGCGATTCTGGGTCATGAGGGCGGTGGTATTGTGGAGCAGGTTGGCGAAGGTGTCACCAGTGTTGCTGTTGGCGACCACGTTATTCCGTTGTACACCCCTGAGTGTGGCGAGTGTAAGTTCTGTAAATCCGGCAAAACCAACCTGTGTCAGAAGATTCGTGAGACCCAGGGTAAAGGTCTGATGCCTGATGGTACCACTCGCTTCTATAAAGACGGTCAGCCGATCTATCACTATATGGGTTGTTCTACCTTCTCTGAATACACTGTTTTGCCTGAAATCTCTCTGGCCAAGGTGAATAAAGAAGCCCCTCTGGAAGAAGTCTGCCTGCTGGGTTGCGGTGTGACCACTGGTATGGGGGCTGTCATGAATACCGCTAAGGTTGAAGAGGGCGCGACGGTAGCGATCTTCGGTATCGGTGGTATCGGCCTGTCGGCAATTATCGGTGCAACGATGGCGAAAGCCAGCCGTATCATCGCTATTGATATCAATGAGTCTAAGTTTGATCTGGCCCGCAAGCTGGGGGCAACCGACTGCATCAATCCGCAGGATTACGACAAGCCGATTCAGGACGTGATTGTTGAGCTGACCGATGGGGGTGTGGATTACTCTTTCGAGTGTATCGGTAATGTTAATGTGATGCGCTCTGCTCTGGAATGCTGCCACAAAGGCTGGGGTGAATCCGTGATTATCGGTGTTGCCGGTGCCGGTCAGGAGATCTCTACCCGTCCGTTCCAGCTGGTAACCGGTCGTGTATGGCGTGGTTCAGCGTTTGGTGGTGTTAAGGGGCGTTCTGAGCTGCCTGAAATCGTCGAACGTTACCTGCAGGGCGAGTTCGCCCTGAATGACTTCATTACGCATACCATGGGTCTGGAGGATATCAACAGCGCCTTTGATCTGATGCATGAGGGTAAGAGTATCCGCAGCGTTATTCATTACGACAAGTAACCGTCAGCTACAGCGGCTGTCGTCATAAAGGCGACAGCCCTTGAGGAAAGGATCTATGAGTCTCGAACTTGTAAGCCAGACGAAGAGCTTTGGCGGATGGCATAAACAGTATAACCATCAGTCATCGGCGCTTGGTGTGACCATGCGTTTTGCAATCTACCTTCCGCCGCAGGCGCAGAGTGGAGAAAGGGTTCCGGTACTGTACTGGTTGTCCGGGTTAACCTGCACCGATGAAAACTTTATGCAGAAAGCCGGTGCGCAGCGGGTCGCTGCAGAGCTGGGGATCGCTATTGTGGCACCGGATACCAGTCCCCGTGGTGATAATGTTGCTAACGACGAGGGCTATGATCTGGGCCAGGGGGCGGGTTTCTATGTCAATGCGACTGAAGCGCCGTGGGATGAGCATTACCGGATGTATGATTACGTCGTTGATGAACTGCCGAAACTGATAGAGGCCACTTTCCCGGTATCACAGAAGCGCGCAATTGCCGGTCACTCAATGGGCGGGCATGGAGCGTTGATGATCAGCCTGCGTAATCCCGGACGTTACACTTCGGTTTCTGCATTCAGTCCGATCAGCAACCCGGTCAGCTGTCCCTGGGGACGTAAAGCTTTGACCGCCTATCTGGGGACGGATGAGAGTCGCTGGCAGCAGTACGATACCACGGTGTTATTGCGCAATAATCCTGTGCATCTGCCGACACGTGTTGATCAGGGGCTGGCGGATGACTTTCTGGCAGAGCAGCTACAGCCGGAAAAACTGGCAGCTGCCGCGGCTGAATCCGGTTATCCGCTGCAACTTGAACAGCATGAAGGCTATGATCACAGCTACTACTTCATCGCCAGTTTTATAGAGGAACAGCTCAGGTTCCACCATCGTTATCTTGTTGCTGACTGCTAACGATAAGCTTTGCTTGTTGAGGTATGTTTTGGGGCTCTTTATGAGCCCCTTTTTTATTTTTAGATTAATCGGATTACCGCTGATAAATACAACCGCTGCTCATTGCGCAAAGGTATAAAATATCGGTTTTTATTTTGACAAGTATCACTAACGATGTATTTCCTCCAGAAATCATATTGGCTAATATGCTGCCATGCAGCATTTCGCCGCGGGGCTATTGGCGCGCACTCTTAGATGAGAGCGGGCCTGTTGCAATGGCATATGTGAGTTTAAGGGAGTAGCTATGTTGAATTTTTTAAAGCGATTAATGTTCAGACATAAAATATTATTGCTGGTCTTGCCCTCTTTCCTGGGCCTGCTGGTATTTTCCAGTCTGGATATTTTTCATGACTTCAAGCAAAGTAAAAATGCAGAAAATGCCGGAACACTGGTTGAAATCACAGCTGAGAACAGTCTTTTAGTTCATGAGCTGCAAAAGGAGCGGGGAGCGACTGCCGGTTTTATAGGGTCGAAAGGTACTGCATTTAAAGACATTCTGATTCAACAGCGGCAGAGTACTTCCAGGGTCGCTCAGTCACGGCTGGATTTCCTGCAGCAGACCTTACCTCAACTGCAAACTAATGAGGTGGCTGGAGTATTACAGGATATAGCAACACAAATGAGTCGGCTGGATGAGATTCGTCGCCAGGTTGACCGCCAGGAAATCCCACTCAAGGATGCACTGAGTTTCTACACTCACCTTAATAGTTTACTTTTGTCGGTTAGTTATCGGGTGGCTCATCTGGCTGAAAATGCAGCGCTTGCAAATGAGTTATCGGCGTATTACAACTTTCTACAGGCCAAAGAACGCGCCGGTATTGAGCGGGCTGTATTAAGTAATTCGTTTAGTGCAGGCCAGTTTGCTCCGGGGATGTACCAGCGATTTATTCAACTGGTAACTGAACAGTCGGTCTACCTTGATAATTTTACGAAATTTGCATTACCTGAGCCGCGCCAGTTTTATACTCAGTCTATGGATCATGCGGCCGTCCGTGAAGTAGAACGGATGCGGGATATCGCCTTTAGTCATGCTTCCAGCGGTGGTTTTAACGTTGATGCAATTGATTGGTTTAAGCAGGCAACAGGACGTATTAATCAGCTGAAAATAGTAGAAGATAAGTTATCGGCCGACCTGTTAATGCTGACAGCTTCGCAGCAAGCGTCTGCGAATAACTCTATTCTGCTCGTTAGCAGCGTGACTCTGGTGATCATTCTCTTAGTGGTATTATTAGCGGTATCGATCATTCGTATTCTAACCGCGCAGCTGAATGCGCTTGTTGGCACGATGGATGAAGTCAAACAGACTAAAAACCTGACGGTAGGTGTCAACGTTATCACTCAGGATGAGCTGGGGATTAGTGCCGGGCACTTTAACGACATGCTGGCAACATTTAAACTGGCAATCACTGAGATTGATAAAGGCAGTGTTCAGTTGTCAGCCGCTGCCGAAGAAACCTCAACAACGGTTGATCGTAATTTGAAGGGACTGGAGCGTCAACGTGATGAGACGACTCTGGTGGCTTCAGCGACTGAGGAGATGTCAGCAACCGCTCAGGAAGTCGCAACGAATACGATGACGACCTCTGAAGCGGCCAGTCATGTCAATAATCTAACCTCCGATGGTGTCAATATTGTCACAGAGACGGTCGGTTACATGAATCAACTGGCAGGTGACATGGATCAGGCTAACCAGTCGGTTACCCGTCTTAAAGAAGATAGTCATGAAATCTCTGCGATTGTGGATGTTATAAAAAGTGTTGCAGAGCAAACCAACCTGCTGGCGTTAAATGCCGCAATTGAAGCCGCGAGAGCCGGCGAACAGGGGCGTGGTTTTGCGGTTGTGGCTGATGAAGTCAGAACACTGGCGCAACGCACACAGAGTTCTACTGCGGATATCGAAAGAATTGTGGCTAATTTTCAATCCAGCGCAGGCGCGGTTTCGAATACCATCGAGAAATGTGCAGAGGATGCAGAGAAGACCGTTGGGCAAACCAATATAATGGAAAAGAAACTGATTGAAATTCAGAATGAAATTAATTTAATCAACACGATGTGTCTGCAGATTGCAACCGCTGCGGAGGAACAGGTATCAGTGACAAGCGACCTGGCTAATAACGTCAGGAGTATCAATGAGCTTTCGAATCAGGGGATTGAAGGAGGCAACCAGATCTCCATCGCCGCAGATGAGCAGGCACGACTGGCTAGCCAGTTACAAACACTGTCTAACTCGTTCCGGATCTCTTAAGCTGTATCGCTAAGGTCTGCACCTGAAGCGTTATGAATCAGTGTAATGCTGATTCATAACACTTCGTGTTCCGTCGTATAGACGCATCAGCTAACGGGTTCAATGCTTTTCTCGTAGTCCGGTTGACGTGAATTTATCTGCTTATCATGTTATTGATCCAGCAGGAGTTTGACAGACATTATCAGTGTTACAACCACCACCAGTGGTCTGATCAGACGAGCGCCCTGATTAACCACCATATGTGCGCCGATCTGACCACCGATCAGTTGCCCGGCCGCCATACTAAAGCCTGCCAGCCAGAGTATATTGCCTCCCAGAGCGAAGAAAATCAGCGAAGCCAGATTCGAGGTGAAGTTCAGTATTTTGGTATGGGCGGTTGCCCGTGACATGCTGAAACCGAGCAGCGATACAAACGCGAGCGCAAAGAATGTCCCGGTTCCCGGCCCGAAAAAGCCATCATAAAATCCGATCGCTGTGGTCAACAGGAAGGCGAACAGAGCGTTACTGATTTTCCGGTCCCGGTCCAGATCCCCCATCCGTTTTGAAAACATGAAGTACAGCGCGATGGCTATCAGCAGAAACGGCATAATTGCAGCCAGCAAGGTGGTGTCCAGTTGCTGTACAGTCATCGTCCCGCAGACCGCACCCAGGAAAGTACAGAGAATCATCAGTTTCATCTGTGTCAGATCAACCAGCTTTTTACGTACAAAGTAGACTGAGGCAGCGAACGTTCCAAAACTCCCCTGTAGCTTATTAGTTGCCAGCGCCTCCACCGGGCTCATACCCGATGCCAGCAGCACGGGCAGCGTAATCATGCCGCCACCGCCGGCTATCGCATCGATTATGCCCGCTCCAAGGCCGGTCAGAACGAACAGCAGGATGAGTGTCAGGTCCAGTTCCATCGTTACCTCTTTGTTTGCTATCTAATTGCCTGATAGGAGGCACTGTAACAGCTGTCGCTTTATCCGGGATAGGAAAATTCAGAGGGTACTTCTGGATAGTAATGCTGGATAGTACTGCTGGATCGAGTCAATGATGTTATCCGTAAAACTACGGAGATCTTTCTACGTAGTCTTTCATCTCTTATTGCGCACTTTCACGAATAGTGGGCGTTGCCCTGATTCGTCACACTGTCTGCTATGCGAATACCGCTCAAAAGCGGTTATCGGAGCCGAGAAATCTGCCCTTAATTCTGATGGGGTGGTGCAAACAGAGGAAGATAATAACAATGTTAAAACTGAACTTTGCGAAAAAACTACTGGCGGTTGCTGCCTGTGCTTCACTGCTGGCGAGCCCGCTGATGGCAGCAGAGAAAGTCTATCGGCTGAAGCTGGCAGAAACCTGGCCAACCAACTTTCCTATCTTTGGTGATGCGCCTAAAAATATGGCGGCGCTGGCCGATCAAATGTCCAATGGACGCCTGAAAATTACTATTGATTCCAAGAATAAACATAAGGCTCCGCTCGGGGTCTTCGATATGGTCCGTGCCGGTCAGTATGATATGGGCCACTCCGCTTCCTATTACTGGAAGGGCAAGGTGCCTAATACTCTGTATTTTACAACCATGCCATTTGGTATGACCGCGCCTGAGCAGTATGGCTGGTTTTATTATGGTGGCGGTCAGGAACTGATGGATGAGGTGTATGGCAAATTTGGCGTGCTGTCTTTCCCGGGAGGCAACACCGGCAACCAGATGGGTGGATGGTTCCAGAAAGAGATTAACTCCCTTGAGGATCTGCAGGGGCTGAAGATGCGAATTCCCGGATTTGCCGGTGAAGTACTGGCGAAACTGGGTGCCAAACCGACCAATATCCCCGCGGGTGAGCTTTATACTGCGCTTGAGCGACGCACGATCGATGCACTGGAGTGGGTAGGGCCATCGCTGGATCTGCGCATGGGCTTCCATAAAATCGCACCGTTCTACTACACCGGTTGGCATGAGCCTGCGACAGAGCTGCAGTTTATGATCAACAAAAAATCCTATGACAAACTGCCTCCGGATCTGCAACAGATTCTGAAGACAGCTATGCGCACCGCGGCTTATGACATGTATATCCAGTCCTATCACGAGTCAGGGGTGAACTGGGACAACATGAAAAAAGAGTTCCCGAATATTCAGGTGAAATCTTTCCCGGCTGATGTTATCGCCGCCATGCGTCAAGCGAATGACGAGTTATTGGCCGAGAAAGCGGCAGCAGATCCACTGGCTAAGAAGATTCTCGATTCGCAGTCAGAGTATATGAAGAAAGCCCGTGTCTGGACTGAGATCTCCGATAAGGCCTACCTCGATAATGTGAGCGAATAAGTCTTCTTGGCTCACTCATTAACGGCCTGTCCTGTTATTCAGGTCAGGTCGCTTTTATTACTGTTTCAGGAGCTGTGATGTTATTAATCAGACTCGAGCAGATGATTAACAGTTTCTCGGAGTTGTTAGGTAAGACCTCTGCAGTACTGTTTGTTGTCATGCTGTTTAACGTCTTTATCGACGTAGTCATGCGCTACCTCTTCAACGATGTCTCTATCGGCATGCAGGAACTCGAATGGCATCTCTATGCGTCGGTATTCCTGCTGGGTGTGCCCTATGCCCTGAAGACCGGGGGGCATGTCAGGGTCGATCTTATCTATGAACGTCAAACGGCGAAGACCAAAGCGTTAATCGATATGTTTGGCTCCCTGTTTCTGTTGATGCCTTTTTGTGCACTGGTGGCCTGGTATGGCGTTGATTTTGCGAAAGAGTCATTTCTATTGGGAGAGACTTCCGGTGATCCGGGTGGCTTGCCTTATCGCTGGATTATTAAAGCGGTGATCCCTTTTTCCTTTCTGGCGATGCTGATCAGTGGTGTCGGCATGTTTCTGAAATCCTTGAATATTCTGCTGGGCAACCGTCAGGCGGATAACTATCAACCTCCACAGCATTAAGAGGCGTATACGATGATTGGTATAGTGATGTTCGCGGTGGCGTTGTTCATGCTGCTGCTGGGCTTTCCCGTTGCGTTCACATTTGGTGGAGTGGCTTTGGCATTTGGTGTTTTTGCCGAAGGTCCTGAAATTTTTGCCTTCATGCCGTTCCGCATTCAGAGCATTATGGAGAACACCACTCTGATGGCGGTACCGCTGTTCATATTTATGGGGATTGTGCTGCAAAAAACCCGGCTGGCTGAACAGCTGCTGGAGGCTATGGGTAAGCTATTTGGTGGTGTGCGCGGCGGACTGGCTATCTCCACCGTCCTGGTTGGCGCGCTGTTAGCGGCATCGACAGGGGTGGTAGGCGCTTCTGTTGTGGCGATGGGACTGATCTCGTTACCGGTGATGCTGAAGTATAACTATGACAAGTCACTGGCCTGCGGGACTATCTGCGCCTCAGGTACCTTAGGTCAGATTATTCCGCCGTCGATTATTCTGATCATACTGGGTGATGTGCTCGGTATACCCGTGGGTGATCTGTTTAAAGCGGCGGTGGGTCCGGGTTTTATTCTGATCGGCGCATACATTATCTATATCCTGATCTATGCCTGGCTTAAACCGGAAAAGGCTCCCGCGTTACCACTGGATAATGACGGAACCAGTAAGCGGCAGCAGTATGTTAAAGCGCTGATCGCGATTGTTCCGCCACTGGCTCTGATTCTGATTGTGCTGGGTTCTATTTTTGCGGGTATCGCAACACCGACTGAGTCCTCAGCACTGGGTGGGGTCGGGGCTATTATACTGGCGACCCTGTATCGCCAGTTTAGCTGGAAGATGGTTTTGGATTCAGCGTCTGAAACCGTCAAAGTCACCGCCATGGTCTTTGCTATTTTGTTGGGTGCGACCGCATTCTCTATGGCCTTTACTTATACTGGTGGTGATTACATCGTTGAGGAGGTTTTGACCGATCTGCCAGGAGGTACAACCGGGTTTCTGATATTGTCGATGCTGGCTATTCTGGTGCTGGGGTTCTTTATCGACTTTGTTGAGATCAGCTTTATTATTGTGCCAATTCTGGCGCCTGTCGCGGATGCGTTAGGCATCGCCCCGGTGTGGTTTGCCATACTGATCGCGATGAACCTGCAGACCAGCTTTCTGACGCCGCCGTTTGGATTCAGTTTGTTTTATCTTAAGGGTGTATCACCTCCAGAGGTGCGAACCGTGGATATCTATCGTGGCGTGATGCCCTTTATCCTGATGCAGGTGGCAGTGCTCCTATCAATTCTGTTATTCCCGGGGTTTTATGGGTTAATCTAACAAACCATAGCGCGGGGCTGAAAGGCCCTGTTTATCCCTTAATTACATTATCGAAAAACTTAAGGAACGCTGTTATTAAATCAAACTTAATCAGATTGTGAGCCAATGAAAAGTCCTGTCACGTCGTTGAAGACAAAGATGCTGCTGCTATCCATTATCCCTCTGATTCTGGTGACAGTGGCGATCACGCTGATCAGCCTGAGCCAGGCACACCAGTTGTCTGAGCAGGAGATTAAGACCTTTGAAGAGAACCTGCTGCGTTCCAAGCGGCAGGAGCTGCAACACTATGTCGCGCTGGCGATGACATCCATCGCCCGTATCGTAGCTGAAGCTGAACCGGGCGATAAAAAAGCGGAAGCTGAGGTTAGACAGGTTTTACATAGCCTGACCTATGGTGAGGATGGCTATTTCTTTGTCTACGATCAACAGGGCTTCAATCTGGTTCACCCCGTTCAGCCGGAGCTGGTGGGGCAAAACCTTTATGATGTGCAGGACCGCGATGGCCAGTTTGTGATTCGTGATCTGCTGCAGCTGGCCGGTGAGGGTGGCGGGTTTTATCGTTATGTCTGGAATAAACCGTCAAAAGTCGGTCTGGTGGATAAACTGAGCTATGTGGTGCAGATACCAAAACTCAACTGGATGATGGGAACTGGATTATATCTCGATGATATCTCTAAAGAGGTTGCCGCAATCCGCCTTAAGGTGACCCACAATATTCGTAATACTTTCCTTACCGTTGTGGCGATTCTGGCGAGTACGGTCATAGTGATAGCCTTGCTGGGATTAGGTATCAATGTACATGCCTCGCAGCTGGCAGATGCCCGGTTGCGGGAAGTTGCGCATCGATATGTTCAGTTTCAGGTAGCCCAGCGACGAAACTTTGCCCGCGAACTGCATGATGGTATTAATCAGTTAATGGTATCGGTTAAATTTCGCATAGAGCTGGCCCGGGAAAAGTTACAGTCTCATGAAAC belongs to Amphritea atlantica and includes:
- a CDS encoding TRAP transporter large permease subunit, producing the protein MIGIVMFAVALFMLLLGFPVAFTFGGVALAFGVFAEGPEIFAFMPFRIQSIMENTTLMAVPLFIFMGIVLQKTRLAEQLLEAMGKLFGGVRGGLAISTVLVGALLAASTGVVGASVVAMGLISLPVMLKYNYDKSLACGTICASGTLGQIIPPSIILIILGDVLGIPVGDLFKAAVGPGFILIGAYIIYILIYAWLKPEKAPALPLDNDGTSKRQQYVKALIAIVPPLALILIVLGSIFAGIATPTESSALGGVGAIILATLYRQFSWKMVLDSASETVKVTAMVFAILLGATAFSMAFTYTGGDYIVEEVLTDLPGGTTGFLILSMLAILVLGFFIDFVEISFIIVPILAPVADALGIAPVWFAILIAMNLQTSFLTPPFGFSLFYLKGVSPPEVRTVDIYRGVMPFILMQVAVLLSILLFPGFYGLI
- a CDS encoding LysR family transcriptional regulator, with product MNRWEGVSELIAVTETASFTAAAKRLGISTAQVSRQISALENRLGTKLFYRTTRKVTATEAGETYYQYCRQLLNGLEEAERAVNNLQNTPRGKLRITAPATYGEQKIAPLINDFISLYPELEVQCHLTNQTVDLVASGYDLAIRLGKLEDSSMIARQLISRKLYVCAAPAYLTTHGEPHVLNELSHHNCLLGTLEYWRFLEHGQERNIKVSGNLHCNSGQALLDAALKGIGIVQLPDYYVEPYLESGALISLLQNYQQSSEGVWAVYPHNRHLSSKVRMLVDHLAEHLR
- a CDS encoding TRAP transporter substrate-binding protein translates to MLKLNFAKKLLAVAACASLLASPLMAAEKVYRLKLAETWPTNFPIFGDAPKNMAALADQMSNGRLKITIDSKNKHKAPLGVFDMVRAGQYDMGHSASYYWKGKVPNTLYFTTMPFGMTAPEQYGWFYYGGGQELMDEVYGKFGVLSFPGGNTGNQMGGWFQKEINSLEDLQGLKMRIPGFAGEVLAKLGAKPTNIPAGELYTALERRTIDALEWVGPSLDLRMGFHKIAPFYYTGWHEPATELQFMINKKSYDKLPPDLQQILKTAMRTAAYDMYIQSYHESGVNWDNMKKEFPNIQVKSFPADVIAAMRQANDELLAEKAAADPLAKKILDSQSEYMKKARVWTEISDKAYLDNVSE
- a CDS encoding cache domain-containing protein; amino-acid sequence: MKSPVTSLKTKMLLLSIIPLILVTVAITLISLSQAHQLSEQEIKTFEENLLRSKRQELQHYVALAMTSIARIVAEAEPGDKKAEAEVRQVLHSLTYGEDGYFFVYDQQGFNLVHPVQPELVGQNLYDVQDRDGQFVIRDLLQLAGEGGGFYRYVWNKPSKVGLVDKLSYVVQIPKLNWMMGTGLYLDDISKEVAAIRLKVTHNIRNTFLTVVAILASTVIVIALLGLGINVHASQLADARLREVAHRYVQFQVAQRRNFARELHDGINQLMVSVKFRIELAREKLQSHETKADIELSKGGEVLNQAIQEVRRLSHDLRPILLDDLGLESALHSMLDEFSERTGLKVSVHLDLPQQRLPDDIEITLYRIAQEALTNIERHAQAKSVVLSIWKEEGMIWVEIKDDGQGFIKHDNAVDGIGLLNMRERTELLSGHFSVRSKPGSGTRIRAGFTLV
- the fghA gene encoding S-formylglutathione hydrolase, coding for MSLELVSQTKSFGGWHKQYNHQSSALGVTMRFAIYLPPQAQSGERVPVLYWLSGLTCTDENFMQKAGAQRVAAELGIAIVAPDTSPRGDNVANDEGYDLGQGAGFYVNATEAPWDEHYRMYDYVVDELPKLIEATFPVSQKRAIAGHSMGGHGALMISLRNPGRYTSVSAFSPISNPVSCPWGRKALTAYLGTDESRWQQYDTTVLLRNNPVHLPTRVDQGLADDFLAEQLQPEKLAAAAAESGYPLQLEQHEGYDHSYYFIASFIEEQLRFHHRYLVADC
- a CDS encoding TRAP transporter small permease subunit, which encodes MLLIRLEQMINSFSELLGKTSAVLFVVMLFNVFIDVVMRYLFNDVSIGMQELEWHLYASVFLLGVPYALKTGGHVRVDLIYERQTAKTKALIDMFGSLFLLMPFCALVAWYGVDFAKESFLLGETSGDPGGLPYRWIIKAVIPFSFLAMLISGVGMFLKSLNILLGNRQADNYQPPQH
- a CDS encoding TSUP family transporter; translated protein: MELDLTLILLFVLTGLGAGIIDAIAGGGGMITLPVLLASGMSPVEALATNKLQGSFGTFAASVYFVRKKLVDLTQMKLMILCTFLGAVCGTMTVQQLDTTLLAAIMPFLLIAIALYFMFSKRMGDLDRDRKISNALFAFLLTTAIGFYDGFFGPGTGTFFALAFVSLLGFSMSRATAHTKILNFTSNLASLIFFALGGNILWLAGFSMAAGQLIGGQIGAHMVVNQGARLIRPLVVVVTLIMSVKLLLDQ
- a CDS encoding S-(hydroxymethyl)glutathione dehydrogenase/class III alcohol dehydrogenase, translated to MIKSRAAIAWGPNQPLSIEEVDVMPPKAGEVLVRIVATGVCHTDAFTLSGEDPEGIFPAILGHEGGGIVEQVGEGVTSVAVGDHVIPLYTPECGECKFCKSGKTNLCQKIRETQGKGLMPDGTTRFYKDGQPIYHYMGCSTFSEYTVLPEISLAKVNKEAPLEEVCLLGCGVTTGMGAVMNTAKVEEGATVAIFGIGGIGLSAIIGATMAKASRIIAIDINESKFDLARKLGATDCINPQDYDKPIQDVIVELTDGGVDYSFECIGNVNVMRSALECCHKGWGESVIIGVAGAGQEISTRPFQLVTGRVWRGSAFGGVKGRSELPEIVERYLQGEFALNDFITHTMGLEDINSAFDLMHEGKSIRSVIHYDK
- a CDS encoding methyl-accepting chemotaxis protein, whose amino-acid sequence is MLNFLKRLMFRHKILLLVLPSFLGLLVFSSLDIFHDFKQSKNAENAGTLVEITAENSLLVHELQKERGATAGFIGSKGTAFKDILIQQRQSTSRVAQSRLDFLQQTLPQLQTNEVAGVLQDIATQMSRLDEIRRQVDRQEIPLKDALSFYTHLNSLLLSVSYRVAHLAENAALANELSAYYNFLQAKERAGIERAVLSNSFSAGQFAPGMYQRFIQLVTEQSVYLDNFTKFALPEPRQFYTQSMDHAAVREVERMRDIAFSHASSGGFNVDAIDWFKQATGRINQLKIVEDKLSADLLMLTASQQASANNSILLVSSVTLVIILLVVLLAVSIIRILTAQLNALVGTMDEVKQTKNLTVGVNVITQDELGISAGHFNDMLATFKLAITEIDKGSVQLSAAAEETSTTVDRNLKGLERQRDETTLVASATEEMSATAQEVATNTMTTSEAASHVNNLTSDGVNIVTETVGYMNQLAGDMDQANQSVTRLKEDSHEISAIVDVIKSVAEQTNLLALNAAIEAARAGEQGRGFAVVADEVRTLAQRTQSSTADIERIVANFQSSAGAVSNTIEKCAEDAEKTVGQTNIMEKKLIEIQNEINLINTMCLQIATAAEEQVSVTSDLANNVRSINELSNQGIEGGNQISIAADEQARLASQLQTLSNSFRIS